A DNA window from Procambarus clarkii isolate CNS0578487 chromosome 75, FALCON_Pclarkii_2.0, whole genome shotgun sequence contains the following coding sequences:
- the LOC138357001 gene encoding uncharacterized protein codes for MWRDPSPSHSSLASRRPRHPTQQPTPSGGPDDHRPPNAHCRQTPTVTHRPSITSPRPSSPHAHSHPTPTVTPRPQSLLAHRHPTPTGTTLLPSPNGPPSPNAHSHPTPTVSPRPQSFDTHRHLTATVTPRPPSSLAHSHPTATVAPRPPSPNAHRFPSPTFIQRPQSPHALRHPTPSVTQRPPSPNAHRHSSPTVIPRPPSPNAHRHPTPTVTPRPPSPHAHSHPTPTVTPRPPSPNAHCHPLAHRRPSPTVTPRPPSLLAHSHPTPTVTQRPQSSHAHRHPTPTRVTRPAAPPPGKGGRIYMLSSRAGGGHQCANEC; via the coding sequence ATGTGGCgggacccctccccctcccactcttCCCTAGCCTCCCGCAGGCCTCGCCATCCCACCCAGCAACCCACTCCCAGCGGCGgacccgacgaccatcgtccacccAACGCCCACTGTCGACAaacgcccaccgtcacccaccGCCCATCCATCACCTCCCCTCGTCCATCGTCACCCCACGCCCACAGTCACCCCACGCCCACAGTCACCCCACGCCCACAGTCACTCCtcgcccaccgtcacccaacgCCCACAGGCACTACCCTCCTACCATCACCCAATGGCCCACCGTCACCCAACGCCCACAGTCATCCCACGCCCACCGTCTCCCCTCGCCCACAGTCATTCGACACCCACCGTCACCTAACGGCCACCGTCACTCCTCGCCCACCGTCATCCCTCGCCCACAGTCACCCAACGGCCACCGtcgccccacgcccaccgtcacccaaTGCCCACCGTTTCCCCTCGCCCACCTTCATCCAACGCCCACAGTCACCCCACGCCCTTCGTCACCCAACGCCCTCTGTCACCCAacgcccaccgtcacccaacgCCCACCGTCACTCCTCGCCCACAGTTatcccacgcccaccgtcacccaacgCCCATCGTCATCCAACGCCAaccgtcaccccacgcccaccgtcaccccatgCCCACagtcaccccacgcccaccgtcaccccacgccctCCGTCACCCAACGCCCACTGTCACCCTCTCGCCCACCGTCGCCcctcgcccaccgtcacccctcgCCCACCGTCACTCCTCGCCCACAGTCatcccacgcccaccgtcacccaacgCCCACAGTCATCCCACGCCCATCGTCACCCCACGCCCACACGTGTCACACGCCCTGCGGCTCCCCCACCAGGAAAGGGTGGACGGATTTATATGCTGTCGTCAAGAGCGGGAGggggtcaccagtgtgccaatgAGTGTTAg